A single genomic interval of Streptomyces sp. NBC_00663 harbors:
- the pth gene encoding aminoacyl-tRNA hydrolase, which yields MDVTTPANDPWLIVGLGNPGPEYAANRHNVGFMVADLLAERIGGRFKRAGKAQAQVVEGRIGPPGPFNLRVILAKPMSFMNLSGGPVNALKDFYKVPVANIVAVHDELDIDYGVLRLKLGGGDNGHNGLKSMTKAFGAEYHRVRFGIGRPPGRMQVADFVLKDFSSAERKELGYFVDRAADAVESLVIEGLERAQSTYNS from the coding sequence ATGGACGTGACGACCCCCGCCAACGACCCCTGGCTGATCGTCGGCCTCGGCAATCCCGGGCCGGAGTACGCGGCCAACCGCCACAATGTCGGTTTCATGGTGGCCGATCTGCTGGCCGAGCGGATCGGGGGGAGGTTCAAGCGGGCCGGGAAGGCGCAGGCTCAGGTCGTGGAGGGGCGGATCGGGCCGCCGGGGCCGTTCAACCTCCGGGTGATCCTCGCCAAGCCGATGTCGTTCATGAATCTGTCCGGTGGGCCGGTGAACGCGCTGAAGGACTTCTACAAGGTGCCCGTCGCGAACATCGTGGCGGTCCATGACGAGCTGGACATCGACTACGGCGTCCTGCGGCTGAAGCTGGGCGGCGGGGACAACGGGCACAACGGGCTGAAGTCGATGACGAAGGCGTTCGGCGCCGAGTATCACCGGGTGCGGTTCGGGATCGGGCGGCCTCCGGGTCGGATGCAGGTCGCGGACTTCGTGCTGAAGGACTTCTCCTCGGCCGAGCGCAAGGAGCTCGGCTACTTCGTGGACCGGGCGGCGGATGCCGTGGAGAGTCTGGTGATCGAGGGGTTGGAGCGGGCGCAAAGCACGTACAACTCCTGA
- a CDS encoding 50S ribosomal protein L25/general stress protein Ctc, which produces MSEIKISAETRSEFGKGAARRIRRDAKVPGVLYGHGSDPLHLTLPGHELLLALRTPNVLLSVDIDGKSNELAIPKSVQRDPIKGFLEHVDLQLVKRGETVTVEIPVHTEGELAAGGNLLEHVLNALPVEAEATHIPESVTVSVEGLEAGASILAKDITLPKGTTLAVDGDAVVLQVLAAQAEEAAEGEAEGDEAAEA; this is translated from the coding sequence GAGTTCGGCAAGGGCGCTGCCCGCCGCATCCGTCGTGACGCCAAGGTTCCCGGTGTGCTGTACGGCCACGGTTCGGACCCGCTGCACCTGACGCTTCCGGGCCACGAGCTGCTGCTCGCCCTGCGTACCCCGAACGTCCTGCTCTCCGTGGACATCGACGGCAAGAGCAACGAGCTGGCGATCCCGAAGTCGGTCCAGCGTGACCCGATCAAGGGCTTCCTGGAGCACGTCGACCTTCAGCTGGTCAAGCGCGGCGAGACCGTCACGGTCGAGATCCCGGTTCACACCGAGGGCGAGCTGGCCGCCGGTGGCAACCTGCTGGAGCACGTGCTGAACGCGCTTCCGGTCGAGGCCGAGGCCACGCACATCCCCGAGTCCGTCACGGTCTCCGTGGAGGGCCTGGAGGCCGGTGCCTCCATCCTCGCCAAGGACATCACGCTCCCCAAGGGCACCACCCTGGCCGTCGACGGCGACGCTGTCGTTCTCCAGGTCCTGGCCGCGCAGGCCGAGGAGGCCGCCGAGGGCGAGGCCGAGGGCGACGAGGCCGCCGAGGCCTGA